A portion of the Rhinopithecus roxellana isolate Shanxi Qingling chromosome 19, ASM756505v1, whole genome shotgun sequence genome contains these proteins:
- the LIMD2 gene encoding LIM domain-containing protein 2, which translates to MFQAAGGAQATPSHEAKGGGSNTVQRSKSFSLRAQVKETCASCQKTVYPMERLVADKLIFHNSCFCCKHCHTKLSLGSYAALHGEFYCKPHFQQLFKSKGNYDEGFGRKQHKELWAHKEVDPGTKTA; encoded by the exons ATGTTCCAGGCTGCAGGAGGCGCCCAGGCCACCCCCTCTCAT GAGGCCAAAGGCGGCGGCAGCAACACGGTGCAGCGCTCCAAG TCCTTCAGCCTGCGGGCCCAGGTGAAGGAGACCTGCGCCTCCTGCCAGAAGACCGTGTACCCCATGGAGCGGCTGGTGGCCGACAAGCTCATTTTCCACAACTCTTGCTTCTGCTGCAAGCACTGTCACACCAAGCTCAG cctgggcagctaTGCCGCGCTGCACGGGGAGTTCTACTGCAAACCCCACTTCCAGCAGCTGTTTAAGAGCAAAGGCAACTACGACGAGGGGTTTGGCCGCAAGCAACACAAGGAGCTCTGGGCCCACAAGGAGGTGGACCCCGGCACCAAGACGGCCTGA
- the LOC115894952 gene encoding collagen alpha-1(I) chain-like, with protein sequence MACWRWKPRVETRHPLGSARGKAGVPSGTVPRKNKVSGSGGAGDSRAAAVCAPRAGTPLGVRGGRGRRGRDEKPLPRPDPGPHSPAPRSGVQASAGQPLDSARGPRPPRPSAPDLAPRGPDPRPRRREPSQRVSAPPSRGPDLKRGLEPVRPGPERLTDSPGPHGRPSPPHPSAPPLVPEPDAAPPPAALTRPGLGRGAGSVSGGARVRCGRELPPLPVVPERPPPPPPYRCAAPAGPRPAPAHWLHRARSRLRGPGAAADPPPRFVFPSPPSPPLSVPRSGSALPAPQRPAGPALARLGHRPRRLSIPTATRRGEATVAGTGWKGRAPHPTGRGGVQAATAAVAGHRALPACLRDNRAGPGPFTASVSPGWPRAQAPAPHSHPELWGLRDPAGATPEPGPGSLGPLSPPAATGRPRPLAAHEAGGSARARGPPAGPRGCGDPGALARRGACTRARRPHQPLAPLQPCDGLGRPLCGVPGAPVPRGPKSSRVSGVEFCGQQPRPLGAARPTSALHFSRGSRGPES encoded by the exons ATGGCTTGTTGGAGGTGGAAGCCTCGGGTGGAGACGCGGCACCCGCTGGGTTCTGCAAGGGGAA AGGCCGGGGTCCCGAGTGGCACCGTCCCTCGGAAGAACAAAGTTAGCGGGAGCGGAGGGGCCGGGGACTCCCGCGCAGCCGCCGTGTGCGCCCCGCGGGCGGGGACCCCGCTTGGGGTGAGGGGAGGTCGGGGCAGGCGGGGCCGCGATGAGAAGCCGCTGCCCCGACCTGACCCCGGCCCTCACAGCCCCGCGCCGCGCTCGGGCGTCCAGGCCTCGGCTGGGCAGCCCCTGGACAGCGCCCGAGGTccccgcccgccccgcccctcgGCCCCGGACCTGGCCCCGCGCGGACCGGACCCCAGACCTCGACGCCGCGAGCCGAGCCAGCGGGTCTCGGCTCCGCCCAGCCGGGGGCCGGACCTGAAGCGAGGACTCGAGCCTGTGCGCCCCGGGCCAGAGAGGCTCACGGACTCGCCGGGACCCCACGGGCGGCCCTCACCCCCACACCCCTCGGCGCCTCCCCTGGTTCCGGAGCCGGACGCGGCCCCTCCCCCCGCGGCTCTCACCAGGCCCGGCCTGGGCCGCGGGGCGGGATCTGTCTCCGGGGGCGCACGGGTGCGATGCGGTCGCGAGCTACCGCCGCTGCCAGTGGTCCCCGagcggccgccgccgccaccgccttATCGCTGCGCCGCCCCCGCCGGCCCCCGCCCCGCGCCCGCCCATTGGCTCCACCGCGCCCGGAGCCGCCTCCGGGGCCCGGGCGCCGCCGCCGACCCCCCTCCGCGCTTTGTCTTCCCCTCGCCGCCGTCCCCGCCTTTGTCTGTCCCCCGCTCCGGCTCCGCGCTCCCGGCTCCTCAGCGCCCCGCGGGCCCCGCGCTCGCACGCCTCGGGCACCGGCCGCGCCGTCTGTCCATCCCGACGGCGACCCGGCGTGGGGAAGCGACGGTGGCGGGGACAGGATGGAAGGGTCGCGCTCCGCATCCCACGGGGAGGGGAGGAGTTCAGGCTGCGACGGCTGCGGTCGCAGGACACCGGGCGCTCCCAGCCTGTCTCCGGGATAACCGGGCTGGGCCTGGGCCATTCACTGCTTCGGTTTCCCCCGGGTGGCCTCGCGCGCAGGCGCCGGCACCCCATTCCCACCCAGAGCTGTGGGGCCTCAGAGACCCAGCCGGGGCGACGCCGGAGCCTGGCCCAGGGTCCCTCGGGCCGCTGAGTCCTCCTGCCGCCACGGGCCGCCCCCGCCCCCTTGCGGCCCACGAGGCTGGAGGCAGCGCCCGGGCACGCGGTCCCCCGGCCGGGCCGCGAGGCTGCGGGGACCCTGGGGCGCTGGCTCGCCGCGGAGCCTGCACGAGGGCCCGGCGGCCCCACCAGCCCTTGGCGCCTCTGCAACCCTGCGACGGGCTGGGGAGGCCGCTATGCGGGGTTCCCGGAGCACCGGTCCCCCGAGGCCCCAAGTCTTCACGTGTTTCTGGGGTGGAATTCTGTGGGCAGCAACCGCGACCCCTGGGGGCCGCCCGTCCAACAAGCGCGCTTCATTTCTCACGAGGAAGCCGCGGCCCAGAGAGCTGA